The genomic region GATAATATGAGCACTAACACTATTTTTGTAAATCCTTGATAGTGCAAAATATTAAATGATCCCGCTGAAGCGATTGCAGCACCTGCGATAGCACCGATAAGCGCATGCGATGATGAGCTTGGTATGCCATAATACCAAGTCAATAAATTCCAAACAATGGCCGCTAATATAGCCGCTAACACAACTACTAATCCATTATCTAAAGTAAACGGGTCGACTATTTCTTTTGTAATGGTTGAGGCAACACCTGTAAATGTCAATGCACCAATAAAATTCATGACAGCTGCTAAAAGAATCGCATGCCTCGGTGATAATGCACGAGTGGACACCGCAGTAGCCACCGCATTTGCCGTATCATGAAACCCATTGATAAAATCAAATACTAACGAGAATATGATAATCGCTACAGTTATAAGCATTAAAAACTCCATGTATAAGGACTCCTTAGCTATTTTTCATTATGATTGTTTCAAAGTTATTTGCAACAGCTTGACAACGATCTGCAACATTCTCTAAGCTCTCATATATATCTTTGATTTTGATTAGCGTCATTGGATCTGTTTCACTATTAAAAATATGTTTAATAGATTGACGTAATATGCCATCACAATTTGTTTCATATTCTTTAATATTAATAGAGTGCACACGCATATGAGATAATTTTTTCTCAGTCAATAACCCAATGGCAAGTTTCATTTCACCGATTGCCTTTTGTATATTGTCAACAAATTCAGCCATATACTCATCTGTATATTCTATTGAGTACATTTCAAACATAGCTGATGTTTCTTCCATAGCATCTAAGACATCATCAATTGCATTGCATAAAGACATAATATCTTCGCGTTCAATTGGTGTGATAAACGTTTGGTTTAAATCTGTAATCACTTGATGCATTAAATCATCGCCATGTGATTCATAGGTTTTAATATTATCAGCATAAGCTCTTAAATCAAGATGAGTATTGAAATCCATTTTTCCAAACTCTATTGCCGCTCGATCTAGATTAAAAATCATATCCTCAAGGCGCTCCATGAACTTATCCTTTTTTTTCCTAATCATTCGAAATCCTCCGTTCAGTGATTCAAAGACCACTATTTGTAAATAGACTGTTTCTTTAATTATAATTCAATATTAAATTTTTGTTAACTTATACATTGCTACTTTCTTTATAGATGTCCCATAAACGCCTATATATTAATAACAAATGCGCTGTCTTAATACCTATTTGAAAATATCACAATTTTTCTTTATCTACAATTATATTTACAAAAAATTAACATTTTGTTTTCTTAACATATAAATTCTCTAATTTAAGATGACTATTTTCATCATTTCGTATATTTATTATAATAATTGTTAAATCTTCATGTCTTATATATCAAGCTATTTAAATATTTATATACTATTTAAAGCATATTTTTAAATTACACTTATTTTGAGTTTTTTATATTTTTAACTGTTTAAAGCGTGATAAGTTAATATTATCGTTTGTCCACTGAACAATATGAAAAATAAAAGCAGGACTGAAAATCAAATTCGATTTTGTAATCCTGCTCTAACAATTATTAAATTTTACTTAGACTTCAAAGTCATACATTAAACACGAAATTTAACAGTTCTTTTAGTATGCACATAGGCTATAAGTGCAAAGATAAAATAGATAGCTGAATATATGCCTATCGCTATATATACTAAGTTCAACGTAGGCGTAAAAGTTAATGTACTAAATGCTCGCGCTGCAAAATAAGCGTGGCCGATACCTACAAGAAGAGGTAACCCAAAATTAAAAGTCGTTTTTAACACAAATCCTTTTGTCATATCTTGGTCTGTATAACCTAACTTGCGAAGAATTCTAAAATGATCAATTTCATCTTCAATTTCATCCATTTGTTTGATATAAATAATACATCCTGCTGCAATTAAGAATACAACTCCTAGGAAACTAGTAATGAATAAAAAGATATTCGCACTTTGGTTTTGTGTATGCATTAACTCTGTTCTTGATTGTGCTTGATGTTTACCTAATGATGCATTGATTTGCTGCGCTTCAGCTAATTGGTTGTGGTTTTTAAGTTCATAACCGACTTGGACATTCACATGTTCACTGTCATTTGGTATTTTTGACTTAAGCGCTTGGTAAGTATCATCATTAACGATTCCTACTAACATGCCATAAGACGCTTCGTACGAAAAGTTAAACTCTTGTGAAACATCACTGACATTTACATGTTTAGTCATATCTTTAGTGCCTATTTCTAAGTCTTCACCTTTTTTTAATTTGCTATACATCAACTCAATCTGTGATACATTAACTAATTTAATCTGATTGGCGTTCATCGATTCATGTGGCATACCTTGGTCACTTACGATTTTGATTGATCCAATATTTTGATCAGAATGTTTGTGCTTAAGCTCTGGTACCGTAATAAGTTCATTTCTAATTTTATCAAATGCGATTCCTTTTTGAGTCAATTTCTTTTCGAACTGATTTGCGACATGATCATCGTAATACGTAAATTCATGCGGTGCTAATGCATTTGTATTATTTTCAATGCTCGCTTTAGTAAGGGTAGCAAAGGCAAGTATCGACATTGTAACAGCAGAGATAATCGCAATAATCGTCAGTGATAACGCATTTTTCTTCATACGATACATTACAGAAGATGTAAATATAACATCAGTAATGTTAACTCTTCCATCCTTAGAAAGTTTTAATGTTTTAAATATAATTGAAACTGTGCTTCTAAAGAAAAAGTATGCGCCTAATACCGTTAAAAATAATATCACAAATATAAGAATGAATAATAATTGAATCACTCCTCTATTAAACATAACAGTCGATAGGTAGTAACCCGCTACCATCATCGTTATACCTAATACTCCTAAAACAACCTCCATTTTAGACACTTTAGAATGTGTTGCTTCTGATTTATGTTGAACGTTTAACATTTGCACAATTGAATGTTTACGCAAGAATAGCGCACTTTGATACATTATTAAAATCAAAGCAACTATCATTAATATTAAAGTCATCCAAAATGACATCGGTTGAAAAGTAAAACTGACATTTACCGGTAATGAAAGGACTTGCTTTAGTATAAGCAATAAAAAACGCGAACCTAATGTTCCTAGCAAACTCCCTATACACAACGTCGCAATAAATATAGCAACTTGTTCTAAAAATAGCATTCTCCAAATATCCCGTCGTGTTAGACCTATGAGTTGGAATAAAGCAAAGCTTCGCGTACGACGCTTTAAGAACAAGCGATTCGCATACATTAAGAAAATAACGATAATAACAAAAAGAAATTTTTCACCAATCCCCGCTGCTGTCACAATCATTTCCGTATCTGTTCCTTTTGATACACTTTCAGAATATTTCAGTGTATCAAAACTAAAAAACATACCTACACTAATGATTAGAGAGAGTAAATAGATACTATAATGTCGTAAATTTTGACTTAGGTTTTTTAAGACAATATGATTAAAACTCATATTTAACACCACCAAGTACACTTTGGTTTTGAATAATTTCTTCGTAAAAATGTGAAATATCCTTATCACCTTGGTAGAGCTCTGTGTGAATTTGACCATCTTTTAACATAATCACTCTATTTGAATAACTAGCAGCAACAGGATCGTGTGTAACCATTACAATTGTCGTATTCATCTTTTGATTAATATCTTCTAAACGCTTCAAAAGATCTCTTGCACTTTTAGAATCAAGTGCTCCTGTTGGTTCGTCGGCAAAAATAATAGCAGGATTTGAGATGATTGCACGTGCTGCTGCTGTTCTTTGCTTTTGTCCTCCAGAAATATCACTTGGATATTTTCCACTCAACTCTGTTATACCGAGCGCTTCTGTCACAGCTTTGTATCTTTCTTCTTGCTCTTTAGTACTTAATTTTTGAATAGACAATGGCAACATGATATTTTCACGTACTGTCAATGTATTCAAAACGTTATAATCTTGAAATATAAAGCCTACTTCTTCTTTTCTAAGATTGGCTAGCTGACGATTTGACATCCGCGTTATGTCTTGTTGATTGATTTCTATTTTACCACTTGAAGCGTAATCGATAGAGCTTAAAACATTAAGCAAAGTTGTCTTCCCCGATCCAGATGGTCCCATAATAGACACAAATTCTCCTTTAGACACTTCGAAATTAATGTCTTTTAATACTTCAAACGATTGTTTAGCATTGCCGTAAACTTTTGTTAAATGACGCACTTTTAATACTGACATCGTGTCACTCCTTCTTTAATATGTTAATTATATTTTAGAGGATTCATTACCATTTATCGTTTGAATGACATGACAAAACGCACATCCAATGTGACAATGTTGTCACTTGGACATGCGCGCTATCATGTCGTTAGGTTTAGAAAATGTAATGGTCACTATCGTCCCTACATTTACTTGCGATTGCACATCAATTTGCAGTCCCAATTCATCTCGTACTTGGTCAACAAGGTAAAGGCCCATACCTGATGCAGTGGCTTCATATTTTTCCCTTGTTGTTGTAAACCCATGTTGAAAAATCCGTGGTAAATCATGTTTTGGAATACCACATCCACGGTCTTCAATATAAAGTGCAACATGCTCATTTTGGCACATACTTTGTATCGTAATAATGTCATTTTTCGAATATTTAATTGCATTTGAAATAAACTGCCGAATCACCATACGAAACCATCGTTTATCAGTATCAATCGTAACATCTTCTGGTATGTCAATTTCAAAGCCAATTCCTTTATTCATGCTAATATGTCTCGTTTTACTTACTTCTTCTATGACAAGTGGTTTTAGGGCTGTTTTTTCAAAATATAAATCTCTTGATTTTTGATTAATTCTTGAGAGGTATAATTGTTGGTCAAGCATATAATCAATACGACTCCATTCATACATTAATTGTTGACGTCTCACATTGTCTTTTTCCTTCTCTATTAATAGCTTTAAAGCAGTAACAGGCGTTTTGATATTATGTATGAATTCTGTCAAACTATGCTGATTTAAATTCAACCACTCTTGTTGTTCCATTAGTGTTTGTTTTTGTACAGAAAGCTTAAAATCCAAATATGTAACCACCTTTTTCTCGAAAGGTGTTTCTGCAAAAGCGTGATGTTTCAGTGCCTCAATTTCTATTTTTTCATCTAATTTTTTAAAAAATCTCGTTTCCTTCAAAAAAATGCTAATCAAAAAAATAGCTATTATAATCCATTGTACTAAACATACATATAACACACTATTCAAACTCAAATCATCGTCTAACCAACCAAATCCCAGTGTCATGAACGTCACAACAAACAGTAAAATGAGCCATAGCTTTCTTTCTCTTAAAAATGCTAAAATCCACATTAGATTAGTCATGTGCAATATAACCTCTCCCTACTTTGGTTTCAATAGCTAGTTCTAATTGGAGGTCACTTAGTTTTTTTCTTAATCGATTTACATTGACGGTTAATGTATTATCACTTACAAATGCTTCATCATCCCAAAGTGCAGTCATTAACGCATCTCTAGAAACAATTTGATTTCGATGATTAAGTAAAACTTCTAAAATCAGCATCTCCGTTTTAGAGAGATATACTGTTGTATGATTGTTATAAATACAATCTTTCGTTAAATCAACTGTACAATGATGCCACAATAATGTACGACTAGCTTGATTCGTATATTGGTGAACACGCCTATATATAGCTTGTATTTTAGCAATAAGTATAGGCATGTGAAAAGGCTTTTGGATATAGTCGTCTGCACCGAGTTCCATACTCATCACTTGATCCATTGGGTTATCTCTTGAAGATAAAAATATAATTGGTACATTAGAAAAACGACGTATCGCACGAGTCCAATAGAACCCATCATATTTAGGAAGCGTAATATCCATCAATATAATATCATGTTTATCTGTATCAAAAGTTTGAATCACATTATCAAAATTTTCTACAGTTTGTACATCCATATCCCATTTTGATAATACCGATTTGATTTCATGACATAAGCTTTCATCGTCTTCAACTAATAATATATTCATGAGCCTCAGTCCTTTGTATAATGTAAGTTCTCTCCTTTTTGTAACCGCTCTTGATACGTTTGAATGCGACATTTCGTATCAAATCCACGAATGAGCATAATCAAATAAGGCACTTGTATAAAGTATGCAATAGGCCAAATCACACGCGGGACATAATCAAATAGATGTATCATAACCCAATTCGTTTGAGGAATATGACGAAACTCTATAATGGTATTTTTTCCAGCCACACTACGTGATAATCGCCCTTTAACCATCACAAGCCGATATAACTTTTCATCAATAGACTCGATGCGAAATATCGCAAGTAGCTTTCCTTTTTTCTTTTGATAAACTTTAATCTCATTTCCTTTTTTATAAGCGACTAAACGCGTTCCTTTAGTTTGGGTCAACCATTTCACAAATTGATCGATAACTTGTTCTAGTCCCCAATCTAATGGTTTAGGAATATGGTGTACGATACGTATATCATTATGCTTGGCAACTTGAAATTCGACGGATATATGAGGTCGGTTCATTTTTTGAGAAGTCGTGCGAACCGGGGTACCATATGCCCTAAGTTGACTCACTGTTTCATGATCAAACTTACTACCACTTATATACAGTATTTCTTTTACATTTTGCGCAAACGCTGCTCGGGCAAAATTATCTGCAGCAATTAAATTTAATTCTCTTGCTAACGCACGTGTCATTTTAGCAGAGTGCTTTGTAGGATCAATATAAAACACAGCAACATCTATACCATTCATTGCGTTTAAAACATCACTATAGTTGTAAATATCGCCCCTAATCCAATTGACATCTGGTTGTTTTTGCCGCTTCGGATACTTTGAAATGGTATATAACGTATAATCAGAGGCTAGTGAAGCAACTAAAGATTGACCAATATATCCCGTTACACCTGCTAATAAAACCTTTACATTCATAACATAACTCCTTTTATATTCAATGAAGTATTACCAAACCTTCTTTATGCATTTCCCATCTTCCATCATGTGCGATACAATTAGATTGATTATCTATCATTACACGTGTAAAATGTAAATCACACGATCGGAGATGACGATATGGTTATAACAATAAGAGAAATTCGAATCAAAGATGTTCAAGCACTAATATCATTAATGCAACAAGTTTTTGAAGCCTCAGAATACATGTTATATGATCCCGGTGAATATATTCCTTCATTAGAACGTGCAACGTCTAAAATAGAAAAAGTGATTACATCCCCTCACTTGGCGATACTTGTTGCTGAAGACAACGACCAACTTGTTGGTTATTTAACAATTAAGACCACACCGCTTAAGAGAATTAAACATACAGCCAAAATTTCAATGGGCGTATTGCAAGCTTTTCAAAAGCGTGGAATTGGTTTTGAATTGCTCAATTTTTGTAAAAAATGGTGCAAAGCTCATGACATATCACGTATAGAACTCAATGTCGTGACTCAAAACACCGCAGCCTATCAATTTTATAAAAAAGCTAACTTTACAGTAGAAGGTGAAATACGCCATTCTATCAAAATTAATGATCATTACTTTAATGAGTATATCATGGCATATCTTTTAGAATAAATGCTTTTAACACTCATAGTGTACCATTTCTCATCATCAAATCGCACAATAAAAGTTATTTTACACTATAAAAACTCCCTTATGATACGCATTAAGACTAAAACGTGTCATCGTCTTAATTTTTAAAATAAGGGAGTCCATTTGATTTAATTATTTTCATAAGGATTTAAATTAATCTCTGTATGAGGTGTATCACTAATTTCTGTATTAATTCGAGTTGTCGACGTATTTCTACTCAGAAAACTTAAGACTTGTTTAATATTTTCTTTGGATTCAGGCTTTTCCAAATGAAATTGATATTGATGTTTTAACCCGTGCGAACCATCGAAAAAGAATGTATCTACGGGAACCTCTTTTGCCTCAAGCTTTCTTGCAAATGTCTCATTTTGACTCATAAATGGATCCTTATCACCTACTGATAAATACGTAGGCGGATACTGAGATGTAACTTGATTTGCCGTTGACATCTCCGTAATATTTTTAAAGTTTTTTTCCCATTTTGAAACCCCTGTATAACTCTTCATAAATAAGTCAATACGCGGAAATTCCGTCGCACGCACAGTTTTCATATCATAAAATCCACCAAAAAACACGGCTCCTTTTAATTGATCCGGTGTAAATTGCTGCTCAAAATTCATTTGCTCTCTTAATTTTTGATTTGTTTGGATTGCAACAAATTGACTATTAATTTGTGCTCCAGCTGAATCACCACCTATAATCACTTGATTCATATCAATAGGTAATGCTTCTTCATTTTCTTTTATGAATGAAATAGCATGATTCATCTGAATCAATGGCGTCGGATACTTATAAGCCGGTGCTAATGCGTAGTTAACATTAACGACAACATAACCTCTTTCAACAATTTGTGATAACAACGGATTTTTATATTGCTTATCTCCTGCAATAAATCCTCCGCCATGTGCCCAAAAAATAACCGGTAACTGTTCACCTTGTTTTATATTTTTTGGCATTAGAATGTCTAACTGACTACTCGGTAAACCTTCCATATATGTAATATCTGTAAACGCTGTAACATTGTTATTTTGGATTGCAACTTTTTTATCTTCTTGCCTTGAAACATGTGGTTCAAAAAAATAGCCGGCTATCAGACCGACTATAACAAGCAAAATTACAAGTGTGATAACAACCCATCTTTTTTTATGTTTAGTCATTATAGCAATCTTTCCTTTCGAAAAAATTGTAACACATCTTGTTAATTAAGCAATAAACTTCTTATCTTGAGATTTTCGATATAAATATTTAACGATTACAGCAACGACAATCATTAATCCAATAACTCCCATTGCTGGATATACGTATTTGATTAAACCTTCAAATCCAATAAAGCTTAATCCGTAGCCTAAAGGCACAATAATTGAAATGAGAATATAATATTTTTTAGCATACGGTGTTGTAAAACGCGCTGCGAAAGAATAACTTAACCCTAATATCGTATTATACATTACCGCTAACATCACAATCGAAAATACGAATGCTAAAATTGGATGAATCATATTCGCAAGTGCTAATGTAGGGATATCTGAATCTTTTATTGTTGGATATTCTGAATGAAGCGCAAAGTTAATTAAACCTAATAAAACTAAATAGACAACTCCACCAATTAATCCTCCTAGGCCAGACACTAATCGTTTAGAAGCATCTCCACCAATTGCAACCAGTGTACTAAATCCAACAGCAAATGCTAAACCACCATAGTTAAACCCATTCCATATCGCTAAACCAAGGCTTGGCTGTTCAACAACACTATCAATTTGGAAGAAAGAAACGTTTCCCTTAAATAAAAATACGGCTGCTACAATAATAACCAATACAATAAGCACTGGGGTTACCATCCCTAATGCTCTCACAATTTTATTGAAATCCATCAATAATGTGATGTACACAATGATACACATAATCAATGCGCCTAACCATACGGGCACGCCAAAACTTTCATTAAATGTTGAGCCTGCTCCGGCAATCATAGTAATAGTTACCGCATAAAGTGATAATATCAAAACATAATCAATGATAATTCCTAACTTTTTACCAAATAAATACTCTAATGTTGAACCGTGATTGGCCGCGTCGAATGCTGTTCCTATTTTAGCAACTTGACGACCAATAAATGTAAGTATTAATCCTGAAATAATGACACCTACGTATGACCAAATACCAAAAGTACTAAAGAATTGTTTAACTTCTTGTCCAGTTGAAAATCCGGCCCCTACTACAACACCCACGTAGGCGAAAGCTATTTTAATAGCTTCATTTAAATTTTTCATACTGTGTTGACCTCCTCATTTGCAAACACGTTACACATTAAACCATAATATGCGATTTATTTCAAATTTCACCGGAGTTCTAGAAGCGACAAACCCCTTGTTACACAAAGGTTTAATGGGGAATTAGCCTTATTTTAATCATATTATTTATACTTTAAAATGCATTAAAATTCACATTGGCACATAAATACTGTATAAACATAAGCTTTAAGTCCATTCATTTTAAAATAACAACAAATCTTTAGAAAACATTAACAACATTAATTGTGAAAATCAGTTTAAAAACTTTGATACAATTTGCATTTTATCATTTTAATCAGCAACTATTCGAGACACATATTGTCCTCACTTTCTAGTTGATTTCAATTCTTATTTTGTTTTTCTTTCGTCGCATTTGTCACTGTAAAAGCAGTTATAATCGCAAATATAATGAGAACTATTGCAAAAACATAAGCCGCATGCATACCAGAAGTCATAGCATGATCCACATCATTTTGAGTGACATGACCGATGTTTTTTAATTTGGCATTTTGTACCCCCGTTACAATCGCAATAAATATTGCTACTCCCATCGCACCTGCAATAGGTTGCAACATATTAAATATCGCACTACCATGCGGGTAACTTTCTTGAGGTAATGCATTTAAACCATTTGTACTGACAGGCATCATAATCGCTGATATACCGATCATTAAAATGATATACGCTAAAATAAAGAGTGCTACTGGAACCCCCGGATGAATCGTCGTATAGAATATAGCAACCATTAATAACAATAATAAACCTGGTATCACCAATTTTCTAGGTCCAAACTTGTCAAAAAGCCCTCCCATAAAAGGTGATAAAAATCCGTTTAACAATGCGCCTGGCAACAAAATGAAACCAGCTAATTTTGCTGAAAATCCCATTGGTCCTTGAAGATACATTGGCATGACAATTTCTGAAGCAAACATACTCATTAATACAATCACAAAAATAATAATACCTTTACGATAGTTATGATACGATAATACACCGAAGTCTAATATCGGATCTTCCAATTTGAACTGCCTACGAATAAATAGATAGATAAAGATAATACCAATCATAAACACAGCACCAAGCAACGGCGTTATTGCTATACCATTACTTTGGCTTACACTTGATATACTATAAATCAAACTTGTAATACCTATCGTTGAGAAAACAATTGAAGTGATATCCACTTTTGGTCGTGTGACTTCACCAACATTTTTCAAAAACAATGCTGCAAAGGTAAATGTGAATATCATAAATGGCACGACAATAAAAAATAACCAACGCCATCCTAATTCATCTACAATTACGCCAGATAACGTTGGCCCTAAAGCCGGAGCAAACATAATGACAAGACCAAATGTCCCCATGACCTTACCACGAACGGTTTCGTCAAATAATAGTAACATTGTATTCATAATCAAAGGAATCATTAGCCCTGTTCCTATAGCTTGAATCATACGCCCTGTTAGCAACATAGGAAAATTAACAGCGAAACCTGAAATCAGTGATCCTACTGTAAAAA from Staphylococcus felis harbors:
- a CDS encoding YkvI family membrane protein, whose amino-acid sequence is MKNLNEAIKIAFAYVGVVVGAGFSTGQEVKQFFSTFGIWSYVGVIISGLILTFIGRQVAKIGTAFDAANHGSTLEYLFGKKLGIIIDYVLILSLYAVTITMIAGAGSTFNESFGVPVWLGALIMCIIVYITLLMDFNKIVRALGMVTPVLIVLVIIVAAVFLFKGNVSFFQIDSVVEQPSLGLAIWNGFNYGGLAFAVGFSTLVAIGGDASKRLVSGLGGLIGGVVYLVLLGLINFALHSEYPTIKDSDIPTLALANMIHPILAFVFSIVMLAVMYNTILGLSYSFAARFTTPYAKKYYILISIIVPLGYGLSFIGFEGLIKYVYPAMGVIGLMIVVAVIVKYLYRKSQDKKFIA
- a CDS encoding ABC transporter permease, encoding MSFNHIVLKNLSQNLRHYSIYLLSLIISVGMFFSFDTLKYSESVSKGTDTEMIVTAAGIGEKFLFVIIVIFLMYANRLFLKRRTRSFALFQLIGLTRRDIWRMLFLEQVAIFIATLCIGSLLGTLGSRFLLLILKQVLSLPVNVSFTFQPMSFWMTLILMIVALILIMYQSALFLRKHSIVQMLNVQHKSEATHSKVSKMEVVLGVLGITMMVAGYYLSTVMFNRGVIQLLFILIFVILFLTVLGAYFFFRSTVSIIFKTLKLSKDGRVNITDVIFTSSVMYRMKKNALSLTIIAIISAVTMSILAFATLTKASIENNTNALAPHEFTYYDDHVANQFEKKLTQKGIAFDKIRNELITVPELKHKHSDQNIGSIKIVSDQGMPHESMNANQIKLVNVSQIELMYSKLKKGEDLEIGTKDMTKHVNVSDVSQEFNFSYEASYGMLVGIVNDDTYQALKSKIPNDSEHVNVQVGYELKNHNQLAEAQQINASLGKHQAQSRTELMHTQNQSANIFLFITSFLGVVFLIAAGCIIYIKQMDEIEDEIDHFRILRKLGYTDQDMTKGFVLKTTFNFGLPLLVGIGHAYFAARAFSTLTFTPTLNLVYIAIGIYSAIYFIFALIAYVHTKRTVKFRV
- a CDS encoding DHA2 family efflux MFS transporter permease subunit — encoded protein: MIMTVFMIGAFFMILNETLLNIALQELMRYFDLSRTTVQWMASGFMMMMGIVSPLSALVIQWFTTRRLFLSLIVIFTVGSLISGFAVNFPMLLTGRMIQAIGTGLMIPLIMNTMLLLFDETVRGKVMGTFGLVIMFAPALGPTLSGVIVDELGWRWLFFIVVPFMIFTFTFAALFLKNVGEVTRPKVDITSIVFSTIGITSLIYSISSVSQSNGIAITPLLGAVFMIGIIFIYLFIRRQFKLEDPILDFGVLSYHNYRKGIIIFVIVLMSMFASEIVMPMYLQGPMGFSAKLAGFILLPGALLNGFLSPFMGGLFDKFGPRKLVIPGLLLLLMVAIFYTTIHPGVPVALFILAYIILMIGISAIMMPVSTNGLNALPQESYPHGSAIFNMLQPIAGAMGVAIFIAIVTGVQNAKLKNIGHVTQNDVDHAMTSGMHAAYVFAIVLIIFAIITAFTVTNATKEKQNKN
- a CDS encoding sensor histidine kinase, which produces MTNLMWILAFLRERKLWLILLFVVTFMTLGFGWLDDDLSLNSVLYVCLVQWIIIAIFLISIFLKETRFFKKLDEKIEIEALKHHAFAETPFEKKVVTYLDFKLSVQKQTLMEQQEWLNLNQHSLTEFIHNIKTPVTALKLLIEKEKDNVRRQQLMYEWSRIDYMLDQQLYLSRINQKSRDLYFEKTALKPLVIEEVSKTRHISMNKGIGFEIDIPEDVTIDTDKRWFRMVIRQFISNAIKYSKNDIITIQSMCQNEHVALYIEDRGCGIPKHDLPRIFQHGFTTTREKYEATASGMGLYLVDQVRDELGLQIDVQSQVNVGTIVTITFSKPNDMIARMSK
- a CDS encoding alpha/beta hydrolase, with amino-acid sequence MTKHKKRWVVITLVILLVIVGLIAGYFFEPHVSRQEDKKVAIQNNNVTAFTDITYMEGLPSSQLDILMPKNIKQGEQLPVIFWAHGGGFIAGDKQYKNPLLSQIVERGYVVVNVNYALAPAYKYPTPLIQMNHAISFIKENEEALPIDMNQVIIGGDSAGAQINSQFVAIQTNQKLREQMNFEQQFTPDQLKGAVFFGGFYDMKTVRATEFPRIDLFMKSYTGVSKWEKNFKNITEMSTANQVTSQYPPTYLSVGDKDPFMSQNETFARKLEAKEVPVDTFFFDGSHGLKHQYQFHLEKPESKENIKQVLSFLSRNTSTTRINTEISDTPHTEINLNPYENN
- a CDS encoding DUF47 domain-containing protein, whose translation is MIRKKKDKFMERLEDMIFNLDRAAIEFGKMDFNTHLDLRAYADNIKTYESHGDDLMHQVITDLNQTFITPIEREDIMSLCNAIDDVLDAMEETSAMFEMYSIEYTDEYMAEFVDNIQKAIGEMKLAIGLLTEKKLSHMRVHSINIKEYETNCDGILRQSIKHIFNSETDPMTLIKIKDIYESLENVADRCQAVANNFETIIMKNS
- a CDS encoding GNAT family N-acetyltransferase; this translates as MVITIREIRIKDVQALISLMQQVFEASEYMLYDPGEYIPSLERATSKIEKVITSPHLAILVAEDNDQLVGYLTIKTTPLKRIKHTAKISMGVLQAFQKRGIGFELLNFCKKWCKAHDISRIELNVVTQNTAAYQFYKKANFTVEGEIRHSIKINDHYFNEYIMAYLLE
- a CDS encoding ABC transporter ATP-binding protein, which produces MSVLKVRHLTKVYGNAKQSFEVLKDINFEVSKGEFVSIMGPSGSGKTTLLNVLSSIDYASSGKIEINQQDITRMSNRQLANLRKEEVGFIFQDYNVLNTLTVRENIMLPLSIQKLSTKEQEERYKAVTEALGITELSGKYPSDISGGQKQRTAAARAIISNPAIIFADEPTGALDSKSARDLLKRLEDINQKMNTTIVMVTHDPVAASYSNRVIMLKDGQIHTELYQGDKDISHFYEEIIQNQSVLGGVKYEF
- a CDS encoding NAD(P)H-binding protein, which codes for MNVKVLLAGVTGYIGQSLVASLASDYTLYTISKYPKRQKQPDVNWIRGDIYNYSDVLNAMNGIDVAVFYIDPTKHSAKMTRALARELNLIAADNFARAAFAQNVKEILYISGSKFDHETVSQLRAYGTPVRTTSQKMNRPHISVEFQVAKHNDIRIVHHIPKPLDWGLEQVIDQFVKWLTQTKGTRLVAYKKGNEIKVYQKKKGKLLAIFRIESIDEKLYRLVMVKGRLSRSVAGKNTIIEFRHIPQTNWVMIHLFDYVPRVIWPIAYFIQVPYLIMLIRGFDTKCRIQTYQERLQKGENLHYTKD
- a CDS encoding response regulator transcription factor, which codes for MNILLVEDDESLCHEIKSVLSKWDMDVQTVENFDNVIQTFDTDKHDIILMDITLPKYDGFYWTRAIRRFSNVPIIFLSSRDNPMDQVMSMELGADDYIQKPFHMPILIAKIQAIYRRVHQYTNQASRTLLWHHCTVDLTKDCIYNNHTTVYLSKTEMLILEVLLNHRNQIVSRDALMTALWDDEAFVSDNTLTVNVNRLRKKLSDLQLELAIETKVGRGYIAHD